Proteins encoded by one window of Brienomyrus brachyistius isolate T26 chromosome 1, BBRACH_0.4, whole genome shotgun sequence:
- the tnni4a gene encoding troponin I4a — MLKKASAMLVAEEEKRKLEREQTLNERAPALRLSGLSVQDLQNLCKELHQKIDVVDEARYDIESKVAKNEIEIQYLSQKIFELKGKMKRPNLKRVKKSADDMLGALADTKLMKADFKANLKTVKKEEEKKEEVTDWRKNVEAMSGMEGRKKLFNAQ; from the exons ATGTTGAAGAAGGCATCTGCCATGCTGGTGGCCGAGGAGGAGAAACGGAAGTTGGAGCGGGAACAGACCCTGAACGAGAGGGCCCCTGCCCTAAGGCTGTCTGGCCTGTCTGTCCAGGACCTTCAG AACCTGTGCAAAGAGCTCCACCAAAAGATCGATGTTGTTGATGAAGCACGGTACGATATTGAATCAAAAGTGGCCAAAAATGAAATAGAG ATCCAATACCTGAGTCAGAAGATCTTTGAGCTGAAGGGAAAAATGAAGAGACCAAACCTGAAGCGAGTGAAGAAGTCAGCTGACGACATGCTGGGCGCCCTGGCAGACACTAAGCTAATGAAGGCCGACTTCAAGGCTAACCTCAAGACCGTCAaaaaggaagaggagaag AAGGAGGAAGTGACTGACTGGCGTAAGAACGTGGAAGCTATGTCAGGAATGGAGGGCAGGAAGAAGCTCTTCAACGCCCAGTAA
- the LOC125748416 gene encoding bisphosphoglycerate mutase-like, whose translation MPKYKLFLLRHGEGAWNKENRFCSWVDQHLSEEGVTEAQQCGRLLKEQGYQLDVVFTSLLTRSIQTAWLVTQAMGDEWVPVLKSWRLNERHYGALIGLNRAELALKHGEEEVRLWRRSYDITPPPITESHPFFFDIYSDRRYHTCDVPLEELPRSESLKQVLDRLLPYWNNVIVPEIKKERTVLISAHGNSCRALLKHIEGISDDDIVGVTLPTGIPILLELDSDLQPVKPHKLLGEQVQIQNAIKKVEDQGKAKKTVT comes from the exons ATGCCAAAGTACAAATTGTTTCTACTGAGGCATGGGGAGGGGGCCTGGAACAAGGAGAATCGCTTCTGCAGTTGGGTGGACCAGCACCTGAGTGAGGAGGGGGTGACGGAGGCCCAGCAGTGCGGCAGGCTCCTGAAGGAGCAGGGCTACCAGCTGGATGTGGTGTTCACCTCACTCCTCACTCGCTCCATCCAGACGGCCTGGCTAGTGACCCAGGCCATGGGCGACGAATGGGTCCCTGTGCTGAAGTCCTGGCGGCTGAACGAGCGCCATTATGGGGCCTTGATCGGGCTGAACCGTGCCGAGCTGGCGCTGAAGCACGGGGAGGAGGAGGTGCGGCTCTGGAGGCGCAGCTACGACATCACGCCTCCCCCCATCACCGAGTCCCATCCCTTCTTCTTCGACATTTACAGCGACCGCAGGTATCACACTTGCGACGTCCCTCTTGAGGAGCTTCCCCGCTCCGAAAGTCTGAAGCAAGTCCTGGACAGACTGCTGCCCTACTGGAACAATGTCATCGTGCCGGAGATCAAGAAGGAACGGACCGTTCTCATCTCAGCCCACGGCAACAGCTGCAGGGCCCTTCTGAAGCACATCGAAG GGATCTCAGACGACGATATCGTTGGTGTCACGTTGCCCACTGGGATACCCATTTTACTTGAACTGGACAGTGATCTGCAGCCAGTGAAGCCTCACAAACTACTGGGGGAGCAGGTGCAGATTCAGAACGCGATTAAGAAAGTGGAGGACCAGGGGAAAGCCAAGAAAACAGTCACGTAA